From the Streptomyces nigrescens genome, one window contains:
- a CDS encoding alpha/beta fold hydrolase has translation MQPRVVYVHGNGNKVRSELLKSQWDTALFGRDMAGASRMAYWAPVRYPAPLPDFRPDPLDGRTELIEEMPAAADRAGAEPPEDFVARTLGEARLEAGEIALEGRAGADESALVDWLRDMTYLADTLAQTGEDEEPGAELPLEALPMPRSGRTAVFRLLVKHAFKDVHAYFFGGAGPAMREVVKETLAGVDGGPLVVVGHSLGTIIAYEVLMEQGREVELLVTVGSPLAISEVQDHLARPPAVPAGVAAWRNASDLRDLVALDHTLRPEYAPQERVTDLLVTNDSSNHHGISEYLSQHEVRTPVQRIFDGTG, from the coding sequence ATGCAACCCAGGGTCGTCTATGTCCACGGAAACGGGAACAAGGTCCGCTCGGAGCTGCTCAAGTCCCAGTGGGACACCGCGCTGTTCGGCCGGGACATGGCCGGGGCGTCGCGGATGGCGTACTGGGCGCCGGTGCGCTATCCGGCGCCGCTCCCCGATTTCCGGCCGGATCCGCTGGACGGCCGGACGGAGCTGATCGAGGAGATGCCGGCCGCCGCGGACCGGGCCGGGGCGGAGCCGCCGGAGGATTTCGTGGCGCGGACGCTGGGTGAAGCGCGGCTCGAAGCCGGTGAGATCGCGCTGGAGGGGCGGGCCGGGGCCGATGAGAGCGCGCTGGTCGACTGGCTGCGGGACATGACGTATCTCGCGGACACGCTGGCACAGACCGGGGAGGACGAGGAGCCCGGTGCGGAGCTGCCGCTGGAGGCGCTGCCGATGCCCCGGTCCGGCCGTACGGCGGTGTTCCGGCTGCTGGTCAAGCACGCCTTCAAGGACGTGCACGCCTATTTCTTCGGCGGGGCGGGGCCGGCGATGCGCGAGGTGGTCAAGGAGACGCTGGCGGGTGTGGACGGCGGCCCGCTGGTGGTGGTCGGCCACAGCCTGGGCACGATCATCGCCTACGAGGTGCTGATGGAGCAGGGGCGGGAGGTGGAGCTGCTGGTCACCGTCGGATCGCCGCTGGCGATCTCCGAGGTGCAGGACCATCTGGCGCGGCCGCCGGCGGTCCCGGCCGGGGTGGCGGCCTGGCGCAACGCCTCGGACCTGCGGGATCTGGTGGCGCTCGACCACACTCTGCGGCCCGAGTACGCCCCGCAGGAACGGGTCACCGATCTGCTGGTCACGAATGACAGCAGCAATCACCACGGCATCAGCGAATATCTCTCGCAGCACGAGGTCAGGACGCCGGTTCAGCGGATCTTCGACGGTACCGGGTAG